A portion of the Bombus terrestris chromosome 3, iyBomTerr1.2, whole genome shotgun sequence genome contains these proteins:
- the LOC100649404 gene encoding mitochondrial-processing peptidase subunit alpha, translated as MLMQVSQSSLTVVFTKSAIRRKSFCFLKRCDFSSQKVPNNKITRKSIVTPFPPLTKPIPNLPKAIYATAKEEHQVTKVTVLSNGLRVASENRFGQFCTVGVLLDSGPRYEIAYPNGISHFLEKLAFGSTQTYKNKDQIMLALEKHGGICDCQASRDTFVYAASAERRGLDTVVQILGDIVLRPQITEDEINAARQMIRFELESLLTRPEQEPILMDMIHAAAYRNNTLGLPKICPKENIDHIDRKILFEYLKHHYTPHRMVIAGVGVEHEDLVLAVQKYFVEKKSVWEEEGEKEQKKNSSISVGKFSNTVDASIAQYTGGYILEECNVPVYAGPSGLPELSHVVIGLEGCSHQDSDFVAMCVLNMMMGGGNSFSAGGPGKGMYTRLYTNVLNRYHWLYSATAYNHAYADTGLFYIHASCTPSHVRDMVEVIVHEMVTMTNNITDNELARAKKQLQSMLLMNLEQRPVVFEDIGRQVLATGSRKRPEYFIQAIDEISKDHVTNVARRLLKSPPSVAARGEVRTVPSIGDIQAGLIDERGRLPGSRSRLSLFR; from the exons ATGTTGATGCAAGTATCGCAAAGTTCCTTGACAGTTGTTTTTACTAAAAG TGCAATACGAAGaaaatctttttgttttttaaaaagATGTGACTTTTCCTCCCAGAAAGtacctaataataaaataacacgaAAATCAATTGTTACACCATTTCCTCCATTAACCAAGCCAATACCTAATTTACCTAAAGCAATCTATGCTACTGCTAAAGAAGAACATCAGGTTACTAAAGTAACAGTTTTGTCAAACGGATTAAGAGTTGCCTCTGAAAATCGATTTGGCCAATTTTGTACAGTAGGCG TATTGCTTGATTCTGGTCCTCGGTATGAAATTGCATACCCCAATGGTATCTCACATTTCTTAGAAAAGTTGGCATTTGGA TCTACCCAAACGTACAAGAATAAAGATCAGATAATGCTAGCTCTAGAAAAACATGGAGGTATATGTGATTGTCAAGCATCCAGGGATACATTTGTTTATGCAGCATCTGCAGAACGTCGTGGATTGGATACTGTTGTGCAAATTTTGGGTGATATTGTTTTAAGGCCTCAAATTACAGAGGATGAG ATAAATGCTGCAAGGCAGATGATTCGATTTGAGTTGGAATCTTTACTTACAAGGCCAGAACAAGAGCCAATACTTATGGATATGATTCATgcg GCTGCATATAGAAATAATACTCTTGGTCTTCCAAAGATTTGTCCAAAGGAAAATATTGACCATatagatagaaaaatattatttgagtATTTAAAACATCATTATACACCACATAGGATGGTAATAGCTGGAGTTGGTGTAGAACATGAGGACCTTGTTTTAGCAGTTCAAAA atattttgttgaaaaaaaATCGGTTtgggaagaagaaggagaaaaagaacaaaagaagaaTAGCTCGATATCCGtaggaaaattttcaaatacagTTGACGCTTCGATTGCTCAGTATACTGGAGGTTACATACTA GAAGAATGTAATGTACCTGTGTATGCAGGACCTAGTGGTCTACCAGAATTATCACATGTAGTAATAGGTTTGGAAGGCTGTTCTCATCAAGATTCAGATTTCGTAGCAATGTGTGTTTTGAATATGATGATGGGTGGTGGTAACAGTTTCAGTGCCGGAGGTCCAGGAAAAGGAATGTATACTCGTCTGTACACGAATGTACTTAATAG GTATCATTGGTTGTATAGTGCAACTGCATACAATCACGCATATGCTGATACAGGTCTTTTTTATATTCATGCATCTTGTACACCCTCTCATGTCAGAGACATGGTAGAGGTGATTGTACATGAGATGGTTACTATGACAAATAATATTACGGATAACGAATTAGCG AGAGCAAAGAAGCAATTGCAATCTATGTTACTTATGAATTTGGAACAAAGACCGGTTGTATTTGAAGATATTGGAAGACAAGTTTTAGCCACTGGTTCTAGAAAACGACCAGAATACTTCATACAGGCAATTG ATGAGATATCGAAGGATCATGTAACAAATGTAGCACGTCGTTTACTTAAATCACCACCTAGTGTAGCAGCTCGAGGGGAAGTAAGAACAGTTCCGTCGATCGGAGACATTCAAGCAGGATTAATTGACGAACGAGGCAGATTACCTGGTTCCCGTAGTAGATTATCTCTTTTCCGCTAG
- the LOC100642751 gene encoding nucleolar MIF4G domain-containing protein 1 homolog, whose amino-acid sequence MSSLKRKKLKTKKVERSTLKVAGKSRKQMRKELRQQKKINRSVYLKNRNELHTTRGYVNDNETNHSELVDKTIQKRYKECTKEIKRRKLEELEHKKKNKKHKLLNEANLEEDREIKKLEKRLKLNKRKNKTIPKSFVTDGLDYLLDFCLEKDRKHIIETEKEILENEFNIDFDTNSSETVEGNECANINSDTVNKNKNENIDFNAFVEEQSDNNSDSDELMQVKVPKTKKTKLAEAKKPNNIGINDKDTWEDIYGRKRDKEGNIIHNTSRYVPPAVRAITMHNMNLNDEKLLSLKKQLKGCLNRVTEQNMYSIANQIEEMYMTNSRNNMNNVLSELVIESLVSHVLTPDRLISEHMMLIAILHANIGIEVGANFLEKLIKQFVEMMEKLQDVANKELDNVVLMISHLYNFKVFGYKLLYQILDKLMAKFTEKEIELILLILKTVGFSLRKDDPSALKEFIQSLQRKASHENGENSRIKFMLEILLAIKNNNINKIPQYDPSHVEHLKKVIKSVIRKGNIITQFNVSLMDLLHADESGKWWIIGSAWSGSINVNDKGNAKEYDKLNFGTKILELARKQRMNTDTRKNIFCILMTAEDYLDAFEKLYHLGLKNQQEAEIIHVLMHCCLQENKFNPYYAILAQKLCEYNRKYQLTIQYTLWDKLKTLETYNNKQLFNLAQFLIHLLIEKCLALSVLKVIHFTELERHTMKFLRQIMLGILLHENEQACIQVFERISVPPQLQTFRESLRLFINCFLIKNIHSYNISEKQKTMLKERTELVDKLLILHGSKIEF is encoded by the exons atgagTTCTCTTAAACGtaagaaattaaaaactaaGAAAGTAGAACGATCAACTTTAAAAGTAGCAGGGAAATCCCGTAAACAAATGCGCAAAGAGCTCAGGCAGCAGAAGAAAATTAATAGatcagtttatttaaaaaacagaaaTGAATTACATACTACACGTGGATACGTTAATGATAATGAAACAAATCATAGCGAACTAGTTgacaaaacaatacaaaaaagatataaggaatgtacaaaagaaattaaaagaaggaAGCTTGAAGAACTTGAacataagaagaaaaataaaaaacacaaATTACTTAATGAAGCTAATTTAGAAGAGgacagagaaattaaaaaattggaaaaaagattgaaattaaataaaagaaaaaataagacaattccTAAGTCTTTTGTAACAGATGGTTTGGATT atCTTTTAGATTTTTGTTTAGAGAAAGATAGGAAACATATCATAGAAACAGAAAAGGAGATAttagaaaatgaatttaatattgATTTTGATACAAATTCATCAGAAACAGTGGAAGGAAATGAATGTGCAAATATTAATTCGGAtactgttaataaaaataagaatgaaaatattgattttaatgCATTTGTTGAAGAACAATCTGATAACAACAGTGATTCAGACGAACTTATGCAAGTGAAAGTACCTAAGACAAAAAAGACAAAATTGGCAGAAGCTAAGAAACCTAACAATATTGGCATCAATGACAAAGATACATGGGAAGATATTTatggaagaaaaagagataaagaaggcaatattatacataatactaGCAGATATGTTCCACCTGCTGTAAGAGCAATTACTATGCATAATATGAATCTTAATGATGAAAAATTGCTTTCCTTAAAAAAACAATTAAAGGGTTGTTTAAACAGAGTGACAGAACAGAATATGTATAGTATAGCAAaccag ATAGAAGAAATGTATATGACAAATAGTCGTAATAATATGAACAATGTACTATCAGAATTAGTGATTGAAAGTTTAGTATCACATGTACTTACACCAGATCGTCTTATTTCTGAGCATATGATGTTAATTGCAATATTACATGCTAATATTGGTATTGAAGTGGGAGCTAATTTTTTAGAAAAGCTTATTAAACAATTTGTTGAGATGatggaaaaattacaagatgtaGCAAACAAAGAATTGGATAATGTTGTTCTCATGATTtcacatttatataattttaaa GTATTTGGATATAAGCTCCTTTATCAAATACTTGATAAATTGATGGCTAAGTTTACAGAAAAAGAGATTGAATTGATATTACTTATTCTAAAAACAGTGGGATTTTCATTGAGAAAGGATGATCCAAGTGCTTTAAAGGAATTTATACAAAGTCTACAGCGAAAAGCTAGTCACGAAAATGGAGAAAA TTCaagaattaaatttatgttGGAAATTTTGTtagcaataaaaaataacaatatcaaTAAAATACCTCAGTATGATCCTTCTCACGTGGAGCATTtgaaaaaagttataaaaagtGTAATACGCAAAGGCAATATAATAACACAGTTCAATGTGTCCCTAATGGATTTATTACATG CTGATGAAAGTGGTAAGTGGTGGATTATAGGTTCAGCATGGTCTGGTTCAATTAATGTGAATGATAAAGGAAATGCAAAAGAATATGATAAGCTTAATTTTGGTACAAAAATTCTGGAATTAGCACGAAAACAGAGAATGAATACTGAtacaagaaaaaatattttctgtatcctTATGACAGCTGAAGATTATTTAGATGCATTTGAAAAACTGTATCATCTTGGTTTAAAGAATCAACAAGAAGCAGAAATCATACATGTTTTAATGCATTGTTGCTTGCAAGAAAATAAGTTTAATCCTTATTATGCAATATTAGCTCAAAAGTTGTGTGAATATAACAGAAAGTATCag CTTACAATACAATACACGCTTTGGGACAAATTAAAAACTCTGGAAACATACAACAATAAACAATTGTTTAATTTAGcacaatttttaatacatttacttATTGAGAAGTGTCTTGCTTTGTCAGTTTTAAAA GTCATCCATTTTACTGAATTAGAAAGGCACACTATGAAATTCCTTAGACAAATTATGTTGGGAATTCTTTTGCATGAAAATGAACAAGCTTGTATACAAGTGTTTGAAAGGATCTCTGTTCCTCCTCAATTACAAACTTTTAGAGAAAGccttcgtttatttataaattgcttcttaataaaaaatatacattcatATAATATTTCGGAAAAACAGAAAACAATGCTAAAGGAGAGAACCGAACTtgtagataaattattaattttacatgGATCTAAAATTgagttttaa
- the LOC100650587 gene encoding protein-associating with the carboxyl-terminal domain of ezrin isoform X2: MGNEKSALNGLKIDEKPVEITDFWTHYMACVNSYNAERISVFVSEPSLHYNANFGNPSPLEKAAKNLMLYRHPCILKYVSSWSKGSKFFLATEQVKPLIQSIETQNTLQICMGLYSILRALVFLHEKAFVSHNNLCESSIYVTPEGCWKLGGLECLCKFNDLTSSYLQKIKSYRYEKAISTNEDATITLKNFTTIDVYAFGVLAEDILRQKDPDDVPSLLEFKQFCKENLQNPDPSLRCELSHVLQHPFFTHDFMRIYAFLNELVLKSNKEKEIFFGTLITQLRMFPENIVAEQLGRLLLSRMVLLDTTAQEQLLPFILKPKDGNDNTDINLFSISTFKVYLVPKLLQMFCIRDVSIRLVLLSYFNSFVHIFQVDELKSQVLPELLVGIKDTNDHLVSATLKALADIVPILGAATVIGGNRGKLFTDGRPNKLKDKKTKNSINVEFVIPTDNIQKVIDLPERPSPDGGEDKKEITSSIIEEEYTWSDWDIQETADVHARISQSSDAIFQSQSNFNDISISDSTLRITTDAVLNIDKNKTSELKLTKKSADMEPVIKKTQILHIQQPQILSKSVFDIKALNGLETSEENNGWEEDLSDWGTEDVHEIKT, from the exons ATGGGGAATGAAAAAAGTGCCCTTAATGGGCTGAAAATTGACGAAAAACCTGTGGAAATAACTGATTTTTGGACGCATTATATGGCTTGTGTGAATAGTTACAATGCAGAAAGGATTTCAGTGTTTGTCAGTGAGCCATCTTTACATTATAATGCAAATTTTGGAAATCCATCGCCTTTAGAGAAAGCTGCAAAG aatttaatgttatatagacaTCCATGTATATTGAAGTACGTTTCTTCATGGTCAAAAGGTAGTAAATTTTTCCTAGCTACTGAACAAGTTAAACCTTTAATTCAATCAATAGAAACCCAGAATACACTGCAAATATGCATGGGCTTATATAGTATTTTACGTGCATTGGTTTTTCTTCATGAAAAAGCATTTGTATCTCATAATAATCTTTGCGAAAGTTCTATTTATGTTACACCTGAGGGATGTTGGAAACTTGGAGGACTGGAATGTCTATGTAAATTTAATGATTTGACTTCTTCTTacttacaaaaaataaaaagctaCAGATACGAGAAAGCGATTTCTACTAACGAAGATGCAACTATcactttaaaaaattttacaacAATTGATGTGTATGCATTTGGAGTTTTAGCCGAAGATATATTGAGACAAAAGGATCCAG ATGATGTACCTAGTCTTTTAGAGTTTAAACAGTTCTGTAAAGAAAATCTGCAAAATCCAGATCCTTCTCTAAGGTGCGAACTGTCCCATGTACTACAACATCCATTCTTTACCCATGATTTTATGAGAATATATGCATTTTTAAATGAGTTAGTGTTAAAAAgtaataaggaaaaagaaatattttttgg AACCTTAATAACACAATTAAGAATGTTTCCTGAAAATATTGTAGCTGAACAATTAGGTCGTTTACTTCTTTCAAGAATGGTCTTATTAGATACAACAGCACAAGAACAGcttttaccatttattttaaaaccaaaag ATGGAAATGACAATACAGATATTaacttattttcaatttctacaTTTAAAGTCTATTTGGTACCCAAACTATTGCAGATGTTTTGTATAAGAGATGTATCAATACGTTTAGTACTTTTGtcatattttaattcttttgtgCATATATTTCAAGTAGATGAATTGAAATCTCAAGTACTTCCTGAATTACTTGTTGGAATTAAAGACACAAATGATCATCTTGTATCTGCAACATTAAAAGCATTAGCTGACATAGTTCCAATCTTAGGCGCTGCCACAGTAATCGGTGGTAATAGAGGGAAGTTATTTACAGATGGACGACCAAATAAACTGAAAGATAAGAAAACTAAGAACAGTATAAATGTTGAATTCGTAATTCCTACGGATAATATTCAAAAAGTAATTGATTTACCTGAAAGGCCATCTCCAGATGGAGGTGAAGATAAAAAAGAGATTACTTCTTCCATTATCGAAGAAGAATACACGTGGTCTGATTGGGACATACAAGAAACTGCAGATGTACATGCTCGAATTTCACAGTCTTCCGACGCAATTTTTCAATCTCAATCCAATTTCAATGATATTTCGATTTCGGATTCAACATTAAGGATTACTACAGATGCAGtattaaatatagataaaaataaaacaagcgAATTGAAATTAACAAAGAAGTCAGCTG ACATGGAGCCTGTGATAAAGAAGACACAGATTTTACACATACAACAACCACAAATATTATCAAAAAGTGTATTTGACATAAAAGCGCTAAATGGATTAGAAACATCTGAAGAAAATAATGGCTGGGAGGAGGACTTAAGCGATTGGGGAACAGAAGATGTTCATGAAATAAAAacttga
- the LOC100650587 gene encoding protein-associating with the carboxyl-terminal domain of ezrin isoform X3 yields the protein MGNEKSALNGLKIDEKPVEITDFWTHYMACVNSYNAERISVFVSEPSLHYNANFGNPSPLEKAAKNLMLYRHPCILKYVSSWSKGSKFFLATEQVKPLIQSIETQNTLQICMGLYSILRALVFLHEKAFVSHNNLCESSIYVTPEGCWKLGGLECLCKFNDLTSSYLQKIKSYRYEKAISTNEDATITLKNFTTIDVYAFGVLAEDILRQKDPDDVPSLLEFKQFCKENLQNPDPSLRTLITQLRMFPENIVAEQLGRLLLSRMVLLDTTAQEQLLPFILKPKDGNDNTDINLFSISTFKVYLVPKLLQMFCIRDVSIRLVLLSYFNSFVHIFQVDELKSQVLPELLVGIKDTNDHLVSATLKALADIVPILGAATVIGGNRGKLFTDGRPNKLKDKKTKNSINVEFVIPTDNIQKVIDLPERPSPDGGEDKKEITSSIIEEEYTWSDWDIQETADVHARISQSSDAIFQSQSNFNDISISDSTLRITTDAVLNIDKNKTSELKLTKKSAGIISDISELDIKNSKLIDTCKEEYDYFTDMEPVIKKTQILHIQQPQILSKSVFDIKALNGLETSEENNGWEEDLSDWGTEDVHEIKT from the exons ATGGGGAATGAAAAAAGTGCCCTTAATGGGCTGAAAATTGACGAAAAACCTGTGGAAATAACTGATTTTTGGACGCATTATATGGCTTGTGTGAATAGTTACAATGCAGAAAGGATTTCAGTGTTTGTCAGTGAGCCATCTTTACATTATAATGCAAATTTTGGAAATCCATCGCCTTTAGAGAAAGCTGCAAAG aatttaatgttatatagacaTCCATGTATATTGAAGTACGTTTCTTCATGGTCAAAAGGTAGTAAATTTTTCCTAGCTACTGAACAAGTTAAACCTTTAATTCAATCAATAGAAACCCAGAATACACTGCAAATATGCATGGGCTTATATAGTATTTTACGTGCATTGGTTTTTCTTCATGAAAAAGCATTTGTATCTCATAATAATCTTTGCGAAAGTTCTATTTATGTTACACCTGAGGGATGTTGGAAACTTGGAGGACTGGAATGTCTATGTAAATTTAATGATTTGACTTCTTCTTacttacaaaaaataaaaagctaCAGATACGAGAAAGCGATTTCTACTAACGAAGATGCAACTATcactttaaaaaattttacaacAATTGATGTGTATGCATTTGGAGTTTTAGCCGAAGATATATTGAGACAAAAGGATCCAG ATGATGTACCTAGTCTTTTAGAGTTTAAACAGTTCTGTAAAGAAAATCTGCAAAATCCAGATCCTTCTCTAAG AACCTTAATAACACAATTAAGAATGTTTCCTGAAAATATTGTAGCTGAACAATTAGGTCGTTTACTTCTTTCAAGAATGGTCTTATTAGATACAACAGCACAAGAACAGcttttaccatttattttaaaaccaaaag ATGGAAATGACAATACAGATATTaacttattttcaatttctacaTTTAAAGTCTATTTGGTACCCAAACTATTGCAGATGTTTTGTATAAGAGATGTATCAATACGTTTAGTACTTTTGtcatattttaattcttttgtgCATATATTTCAAGTAGATGAATTGAAATCTCAAGTACTTCCTGAATTACTTGTTGGAATTAAAGACACAAATGATCATCTTGTATCTGCAACATTAAAAGCATTAGCTGACATAGTTCCAATCTTAGGCGCTGCCACAGTAATCGGTGGTAATAGAGGGAAGTTATTTACAGATGGACGACCAAATAAACTGAAAGATAAGAAAACTAAGAACAGTATAAATGTTGAATTCGTAATTCCTACGGATAATATTCAAAAAGTAATTGATTTACCTGAAAGGCCATCTCCAGATGGAGGTGAAGATAAAAAAGAGATTACTTCTTCCATTATCGAAGAAGAATACACGTGGTCTGATTGGGACATACAAGAAACTGCAGATGTACATGCTCGAATTTCACAGTCTTCCGACGCAATTTTTCAATCTCAATCCAATTTCAATGATATTTCGATTTCGGATTCAACATTAAGGATTACTACAGATGCAGtattaaatatagataaaaataaaacaagcgAATTGAAATTAACAAAGAAGTCAGCTGGTATTATATCTGATATTTCAGAgcttgatattaaaaattcaaaattaatagaTACTTGTAAAGAAGAATATGATTATTTCACAGACATGGAGCCTGTGATAAAGAAGACACAGATTTTACACATACAACAACCACAAATATTATCAAAAAGTGTATTTGACATAAAAGCGCTAAATGGATTAGAAACATCTGAAGAAAATAATGGCTGGGAGGAGGACTTAAGCGATTGGGGAACAGAAGATGTTCATGAAATAAAAacttga
- the LOC100650587 gene encoding protein-associating with the carboxyl-terminal domain of ezrin isoform X1 encodes MGNEKSALNGLKIDEKPVEITDFWTHYMACVNSYNAERISVFVSEPSLHYNANFGNPSPLEKAAKNLMLYRHPCILKYVSSWSKGSKFFLATEQVKPLIQSIETQNTLQICMGLYSILRALVFLHEKAFVSHNNLCESSIYVTPEGCWKLGGLECLCKFNDLTSSYLQKIKSYRYEKAISTNEDATITLKNFTTIDVYAFGVLAEDILRQKDPDDVPSLLEFKQFCKENLQNPDPSLRCELSHVLQHPFFTHDFMRIYAFLNELVLKSNKEKEIFFGTLITQLRMFPENIVAEQLGRLLLSRMVLLDTTAQEQLLPFILKPKDGNDNTDINLFSISTFKVYLVPKLLQMFCIRDVSIRLVLLSYFNSFVHIFQVDELKSQVLPELLVGIKDTNDHLVSATLKALADIVPILGAATVIGGNRGKLFTDGRPNKLKDKKTKNSINVEFVIPTDNIQKVIDLPERPSPDGGEDKKEITSSIIEEEYTWSDWDIQETADVHARISQSSDAIFQSQSNFNDISISDSTLRITTDAVLNIDKNKTSELKLTKKSAGIISDISELDIKNSKLIDTCKEEYDYFTDMEPVIKKTQILHIQQPQILSKSVFDIKALNGLETSEENNGWEEDLSDWGTEDVHEIKT; translated from the exons ATGGGGAATGAAAAAAGTGCCCTTAATGGGCTGAAAATTGACGAAAAACCTGTGGAAATAACTGATTTTTGGACGCATTATATGGCTTGTGTGAATAGTTACAATGCAGAAAGGATTTCAGTGTTTGTCAGTGAGCCATCTTTACATTATAATGCAAATTTTGGAAATCCATCGCCTTTAGAGAAAGCTGCAAAG aatttaatgttatatagacaTCCATGTATATTGAAGTACGTTTCTTCATGGTCAAAAGGTAGTAAATTTTTCCTAGCTACTGAACAAGTTAAACCTTTAATTCAATCAATAGAAACCCAGAATACACTGCAAATATGCATGGGCTTATATAGTATTTTACGTGCATTGGTTTTTCTTCATGAAAAAGCATTTGTATCTCATAATAATCTTTGCGAAAGTTCTATTTATGTTACACCTGAGGGATGTTGGAAACTTGGAGGACTGGAATGTCTATGTAAATTTAATGATTTGACTTCTTCTTacttacaaaaaataaaaagctaCAGATACGAGAAAGCGATTTCTACTAACGAAGATGCAACTATcactttaaaaaattttacaacAATTGATGTGTATGCATTTGGAGTTTTAGCCGAAGATATATTGAGACAAAAGGATCCAG ATGATGTACCTAGTCTTTTAGAGTTTAAACAGTTCTGTAAAGAAAATCTGCAAAATCCAGATCCTTCTCTAAGGTGCGAACTGTCCCATGTACTACAACATCCATTCTTTACCCATGATTTTATGAGAATATATGCATTTTTAAATGAGTTAGTGTTAAAAAgtaataaggaaaaagaaatattttttgg AACCTTAATAACACAATTAAGAATGTTTCCTGAAAATATTGTAGCTGAACAATTAGGTCGTTTACTTCTTTCAAGAATGGTCTTATTAGATACAACAGCACAAGAACAGcttttaccatttattttaaaaccaaaag ATGGAAATGACAATACAGATATTaacttattttcaatttctacaTTTAAAGTCTATTTGGTACCCAAACTATTGCAGATGTTTTGTATAAGAGATGTATCAATACGTTTAGTACTTTTGtcatattttaattcttttgtgCATATATTTCAAGTAGATGAATTGAAATCTCAAGTACTTCCTGAATTACTTGTTGGAATTAAAGACACAAATGATCATCTTGTATCTGCAACATTAAAAGCATTAGCTGACATAGTTCCAATCTTAGGCGCTGCCACAGTAATCGGTGGTAATAGAGGGAAGTTATTTACAGATGGACGACCAAATAAACTGAAAGATAAGAAAACTAAGAACAGTATAAATGTTGAATTCGTAATTCCTACGGATAATATTCAAAAAGTAATTGATTTACCTGAAAGGCCATCTCCAGATGGAGGTGAAGATAAAAAAGAGATTACTTCTTCCATTATCGAAGAAGAATACACGTGGTCTGATTGGGACATACAAGAAACTGCAGATGTACATGCTCGAATTTCACAGTCTTCCGACGCAATTTTTCAATCTCAATCCAATTTCAATGATATTTCGATTTCGGATTCAACATTAAGGATTACTACAGATGCAGtattaaatatagataaaaataaaacaagcgAATTGAAATTAACAAAGAAGTCAGCTGGTATTATATCTGATATTTCAGAgcttgatattaaaaattcaaaattaatagaTACTTGTAAAGAAGAATATGATTATTTCACAGACATGGAGCCTGTGATAAAGAAGACACAGATTTTACACATACAACAACCACAAATATTATCAAAAAGTGTATTTGACATAAAAGCGCTAAATGGATTAGAAACATCTGAAGAAAATAATGGCTGGGAGGAGGACTTAAGCGATTGGGGAACAGAAGATGTTCATGAAATAAAAacttga
- the LOC100642874 gene encoding 60S ribosomal protein L5, with protein sequence MGFVKVVKNKQYFKRYQVKFRRRREGKTDYYARKRLTIQDKNKYNTPKYRLIVRLSNKDITCQVAYSRIEGDRIVCAAYSHELPKYGIKVGLTNYASAYCTGLLLARRLLKKLGLDTLYTGTTEVTGDEYNVEELDEGPGAFRCYLDTGLMRTTTGARVFGAMKGAVDGGLNIPHSTKRFPGYDSESKSFNADVHRQHIFGQHVANYMRTLEEDDDDAFKRQFSQYIKNGITADSIEGIYKSAHEAIRANPEHTKIVKEKIPVKKRWNRRKLSLAERKNCVAQRKANFLKKLAEVEA encoded by the exons ATG GGATTTGTAAAGGTTGTTAAAAATAAGCAGTACTTCAAACGTTACCAAGTTAAGTTCAGAAGGCGACGTGAAGGAAAGACAGATTATTATGCACGTAAACGATTAACTATTcaggataaaaataaatataatactccTAAATACAGATTAATTGTACGTCTATCAAATAAGGATATTACCTGCCAG GTTGCATATTCAAGGATCGAAGGAGATAGAATTGTATGCGCAGCATACAGTCATGAACTTCCAAAATATGGCATTAAAGTTGGGCTTACAAATTATGCTTCTGCATATTGTACAGGCCTTCTTTTAGCACGAAGA ttattgaaaaaattaggcCTAGATACCTTGTACACTGGAACAACAGAAGTTACTGGTGATGAATATAACGTTGAAGAATTAGATGAAGGTCCTGGAGCATTCAGATGTTACTTAGATACTGGTCTAATGCGTACAACTACTGGTGCTAGAGTTTTCGGCGCCATGAAAGGTGCTGTTGATGGTGGTCTCAATATTCCACATAG CACCAAGAGGTTTCCTGGGTATGATAGTGAATCAAAATCTTTCAATGCTGATGTTCATCGGCAGCACATATTTGGACAACATGTTGCAAACTACATGAGAACATTAGAAGAAGATGATGATGATGCTTTTAAACGACAATTTTCACAGTACATAAAAAATGGTATTACTGCTGATAGT ATTGAGGGTATTTATAAGAGCGCCCATGAAGCTATACGTGCAAATCCAGAGCATACAAAGATCGTTAAAGAAAAAATACCGGTGAAAAAGCGATGGAATCGCCGCAAACTTTCTTtagcagaaagaaaaaattgtgtTGCTCAAAGAAAAGCTAATTTCCTCAAAAAACTAGCGGAAGTGGAAGCTTAG